A single genomic interval of Malania oleifera isolate guangnan ecotype guangnan chromosome 11, ASM2987363v1, whole genome shotgun sequence harbors:
- the LOC131167385 gene encoding protoporphyrinogen oxidase 2 isoform X2: protein MVFEAEARAGGKLKSVSQDGLIWDEGANTMTEGEMEVRSLLDDLELRGKQQIPVSQNKRYIVRNGIPELVPTNPIALIKSNILSLQSKLQMILEPFLWKKNNFSEESNDPDESVGGFFQRHFGKEVVDYLIDPFVAGTSAGDPESLSICHTFPELWNLEKRFGSIIVGAIKSKLATKRENSGEKTGSLEKKKHLRGSFSFHGGMQTLTDTLCKELGEDQLKLESEVLSLSYSLDEKSASGNWSVSYACGKHSQDMPFDAVIMTAPLSNVKELKIAKEGKLFPLDFIPEVNYLPLSIVITAFKKENVKRALEGFGVLVPSKEQQNGLKSLGTLFSSMMFPDRAPSDLYLYTTFVGGSRNRELAKASRDELKQIVSSDLRQLLGAEGEPTFVNHFYWSKAFPLYGHNYGSVLKAIEKMEENLPGFFYAGNHKGGLSVGKAIASGCKAADLVFAYLNSSSDDKMLEDGTSP from the exons ATGGTATTTGAAGCTGAAGCAAGAGCTGGAGGGAAGTTAAAAAGTGTTTCCCAAGATGGACTAATTTGGGATGAGGGAGCAAATACAATG ACAGAGGGTGAGATGGAGGTCAGAAGTTTGCTTGATGATCTCGAACTTCGAGGAAAGCAACAAATT CCTGTTTCACAGAACAAACGATATATTGTTAGAAATGGAATTCCAGAGCTG GTACCCACAAATCCCATTGCATTAATCAAAAGCAACATTCTGTCCTTACAATCAAAG TTGCAGATGATTTTGGAGCCATTTTTGTGGAAGAAAAATAACTTTTCAGAGGAATCTAATGATCCAGATGAGAG TGTGGGTGGGTTCTTTCAGCGTCATTTTGGGAAAGAG GTTGTTGATTACCTAATTGATCCATTTGTTGCTGGCACCAGTGCTGGGGATCCTGAATCACTTTCT ATATGCCATACTTTTCCAGAGCTATGGAATCTGGAGAAAAG GTTTGGTTCAATCATAGTCGGGGCAATCAAATCTAAATTAGCTACGAAAAGGGAAAACAGTGGAGAAAAAACGGGGTCTCTCGAGAAAAAGAAGCATCTGCGTGGCTCATTTTCCTTTCATGGTGGAATGCAG ACACTCACTGATACATTATGCAAAGAGCTTGGCGAAGACCAACTTAAATTAGAATCGGAGGTGCTTTCATTATCTTACAGTCTTGATGAGAAATCTGCATCAGGGAATTGGTCAGTTTCTTATGCTTGTGGAAAGCATTCACAGGATATGCCTTTTGATGCTGTAATCATGACG GCACCCCTAAGTAATGTTAAAGAGCTGAAGATTGCTAAAGAAGGAAAGCTGTTTCCACTTGATTTTATTCCTGAG GTAAATTATTTGCCACTCTCCATTGTGATAACTGCCTTTAAGAAGGAGAATGTCAAGAGAGCCCTTGAGGGATTTGGGGTTCTTGTTCCTTCCAAAGAGCAACAAAATGGTTTAAAATCCCTTG GTACTTTATTTTCCTCCATGATGTTTCCAGATCGTGCACCTAGCGATTTATATCTCTATACCACCTTTGTTGGGGGAAGTCGAAACAGGGAACTAGCAAAAGCTTCAAG GGATGAGTTGAAGCAGATAGTTTCTTCTGACCTTCGACAATTGTTGGGTGCAGAGGGGGAGCCAACATTTGTGAA TCATTTCTATTGGAGTAAAGCTTTTCCCCTTTATGGGCACAACTATGGTTCAGTTCTAAAAGCAATTGAAAAGATGGAAGAGAATCTTCCCGGATTCTTCTATGCAG GCAACCATAAGGGTGGGCTTTCCGTTGGCAAAGCAATAGCCTCTGGGTGCAAAGCAGCTGACCTTGTTTTCGCCTACCTGAATTCTTCTTCAGACGACAAGATGCTTGAGGATGGAACATCACCATAG
- the LOC131167385 gene encoding protoporphyrinogen oxidase 2 isoform X1: MGSAVGKDKQRAAKKVAVVGAGVSGLSAAYKLKLHGLNVMVFEAEARAGGKLKSVSQDGLIWDEGANTMTEGEMEVRSLLDDLELRGKQQIPVSQNKRYIVRNGIPELVPTNPIALIKSNILSLQSKLQMILEPFLWKKNNFSEESNDPDESVGGFFQRHFGKEVVDYLIDPFVAGTSAGDPESLSICHTFPELWNLEKRFGSIIVGAIKSKLATKRENSGEKTGSLEKKKHLRGSFSFHGGMQTLTDTLCKELGEDQLKLESEVLSLSYSLDEKSASGNWSVSYACGKHSQDMPFDAVIMTAPLSNVKELKIAKEGKLFPLDFIPEVNYLPLSIVITAFKKENVKRALEGFGVLVPSKEQQNGLKSLGTLFSSMMFPDRAPSDLYLYTTFVGGSRNRELAKASRDELKQIVSSDLRQLLGAEGEPTFVNHFYWSKAFPLYGHNYGSVLKAIEKMEENLPGFFYAGNHKGGLSVGKAIASGCKAADLVFAYLNSSSDDKMLEDGTSP; encoded by the exons ATGGGCTCAGCCGTAGGGAAAGATAAGCAac GTGCTGCTAAAAAGGTTGCTGTTGTTGGTGCTGGTGTTAG TGGACTCTCAGCGGCATATAAGTTGAAATTACATGGTTTGAATGTAATGGTATTTGAAGCTGAAGCAAGAGCTGGAGGGAAGTTAAAAAGTGTTTCCCAAGATGGACTAATTTGGGATGAGGGAGCAAATACAATG ACAGAGGGTGAGATGGAGGTCAGAAGTTTGCTTGATGATCTCGAACTTCGAGGAAAGCAACAAATT CCTGTTTCACAGAACAAACGATATATTGTTAGAAATGGAATTCCAGAGCTG GTACCCACAAATCCCATTGCATTAATCAAAAGCAACATTCTGTCCTTACAATCAAAG TTGCAGATGATTTTGGAGCCATTTTTGTGGAAGAAAAATAACTTTTCAGAGGAATCTAATGATCCAGATGAGAG TGTGGGTGGGTTCTTTCAGCGTCATTTTGGGAAAGAG GTTGTTGATTACCTAATTGATCCATTTGTTGCTGGCACCAGTGCTGGGGATCCTGAATCACTTTCT ATATGCCATACTTTTCCAGAGCTATGGAATCTGGAGAAAAG GTTTGGTTCAATCATAGTCGGGGCAATCAAATCTAAATTAGCTACGAAAAGGGAAAACAGTGGAGAAAAAACGGGGTCTCTCGAGAAAAAGAAGCATCTGCGTGGCTCATTTTCCTTTCATGGTGGAATGCAG ACACTCACTGATACATTATGCAAAGAGCTTGGCGAAGACCAACTTAAATTAGAATCGGAGGTGCTTTCATTATCTTACAGTCTTGATGAGAAATCTGCATCAGGGAATTGGTCAGTTTCTTATGCTTGTGGAAAGCATTCACAGGATATGCCTTTTGATGCTGTAATCATGACG GCACCCCTAAGTAATGTTAAAGAGCTGAAGATTGCTAAAGAAGGAAAGCTGTTTCCACTTGATTTTATTCCTGAG GTAAATTATTTGCCACTCTCCATTGTGATAACTGCCTTTAAGAAGGAGAATGTCAAGAGAGCCCTTGAGGGATTTGGGGTTCTTGTTCCTTCCAAAGAGCAACAAAATGGTTTAAAATCCCTTG GTACTTTATTTTCCTCCATGATGTTTCCAGATCGTGCACCTAGCGATTTATATCTCTATACCACCTTTGTTGGGGGAAGTCGAAACAGGGAACTAGCAAAAGCTTCAAG GGATGAGTTGAAGCAGATAGTTTCTTCTGACCTTCGACAATTGTTGGGTGCAGAGGGGGAGCCAACATTTGTGAA TCATTTCTATTGGAGTAAAGCTTTTCCCCTTTATGGGCACAACTATGGTTCAGTTCTAAAAGCAATTGAAAAGATGGAAGAGAATCTTCCCGGATTCTTCTATGCAG GCAACCATAAGGGTGGGCTTTCCGTTGGCAAAGCAATAGCCTCTGGGTGCAAAGCAGCTGACCTTGTTTTCGCCTACCTGAATTCTTCTTCAGACGACAAGATGCTTGAGGATGGAACATCACCATAG